In the genome of Pseudomonas putida, one region contains:
- the ligA gene encoding NAD-dependent DNA ligase LigA: MNAENRIHELRAELDQHNYRYYVLDEPSVPDAEYDRLFNELKALEAEYPHLVTPDSPTQRVGGAALAAFSQVRHEIPMLSLGNAFEEDDLRDFDRRVVEGLDLPVGDLFAEQAAVDYSCEPKLDGLAVSLLYRDGLLVQGATRGDGTTGEDISANVRTVRNIPLKLQGKGWPAVLEVRGEVYMSKAGFERLNAAQAESGGKTFANPRNAAAGSLRQLDSKITASRPLEFCCYGVGQVSEAIADSHIGILEKLKTWGLPISRELRHAAGVEQCLAYYRDIGARRNDLPYEIDGVVFKVNSLAAQRELGFRAREPRWAIAHKFPAMEELTEVLDVEFQVGRTGAVTPVARLKPVKVAGVTVSNATLHNMDEIARLGLMIGDTVIIRRAGDVIPQVMQVVTERRPDNARPVAVPTQCPVCGSQVERTQLVKRSKGKETTSEGAVYRCVGRLACAAQLKQAIIHYVSRRAMDIDGLGEKSVEQLVDENLIRSPADLYDLKFEQIVELEGFAEVSSNKLLDAIQASKQPSLARFIFALGIPDVGEETAKVLARSLGSLARVQQALPQVLTYLPDIGLEVAYEIHNFFEDEHNRDVIKQLLDSGMQLQDEGDLAAEFAASTTLAGMIAKLDIPSVGPTGAEKLVAKLGSLDKIIEADGIDLRQALNTKQAEAVREFFKVEANQRLARAIEAQLQDFGMHWASEKKIAQGLPLVGQTWVLTGTLERMSRDIAKDKLESLGAKVAGSVSGKTHCVVAGPGAGSKLAKASELGVKVLDEDAFVSFLEGHGIAV; the protein is encoded by the coding sequence ATGAACGCCGAAAACCGTATCCATGAACTGCGTGCCGAACTCGACCAGCACAACTACCGTTATTACGTGCTGGACGAACCGAGTGTGCCTGACGCCGAATACGATCGTCTGTTCAACGAGCTCAAGGCGTTGGAGGCCGAGTATCCCCACCTTGTGACCCCTGATTCGCCAACCCAGCGTGTCGGCGGCGCGGCGCTGGCGGCGTTCAGCCAGGTGCGTCATGAAATTCCCATGCTCAGCCTGGGCAATGCCTTCGAGGAAGACGACCTGCGCGACTTCGACCGTCGCGTGGTGGAAGGGCTGGATCTACCGGTCGGCGACCTGTTCGCCGAGCAGGCCGCAGTCGACTACAGCTGCGAGCCCAAGCTCGATGGCCTTGCAGTCAGCCTGTTGTATCGTGACGGCCTGCTGGTGCAGGGCGCCACCCGGGGTGATGGCACCACCGGTGAGGACATCAGCGCCAATGTGCGCACTGTACGAAACATCCCGCTCAAGCTGCAGGGCAAGGGCTGGCCGGCGGTGCTCGAAGTACGTGGTGAGGTGTACATGAGCAAGGCCGGTTTCGAGCGTCTGAACGCCGCTCAGGCGGAGAGTGGCGGCAAGACCTTTGCCAACCCGCGCAACGCCGCAGCCGGCAGTCTGCGCCAGCTGGACTCCAAGATCACCGCCAGCCGCCCTCTGGAGTTCTGCTGCTACGGCGTGGGCCAGGTCTCCGAGGCCATCGCCGACAGCCATATCGGCATCCTGGAGAAGCTCAAGACCTGGGGGTTGCCCATCAGTCGCGAACTGCGCCATGCCGCAGGCGTGGAGCAGTGCCTTGCGTACTACCGCGACATCGGTGCCCGGCGCAACGATCTGCCCTACGAGATCGACGGTGTGGTGTTCAAGGTCAACAGTCTGGCCGCCCAGCGCGAGCTGGGCTTCCGTGCCCGGGAGCCGCGTTGGGCCATCGCCCACAAGTTCCCGGCCATGGAAGAACTCACCGAAGTGCTCGACGTGGAGTTCCAGGTCGGCCGCACTGGCGCCGTCACCCCCGTGGCGCGGCTCAAGCCGGTCAAGGTGGCCGGTGTCACGGTCTCCAATGCCACGCTGCACAACATGGATGAGATTGCCCGCCTGGGCCTGATGATCGGCGATACCGTGATCATCCGCCGGGCCGGTGACGTCATTCCGCAGGTCATGCAGGTGGTGACCGAACGCCGTCCCGACAACGCCCGGCCGGTGGCGGTGCCCACCCAGTGTCCGGTCTGTGGCTCGCAAGTCGAGCGCACCCAACTGGTCAAGCGCAGCAAAGGCAAGGAGACCACCAGCGAGGGCGCGGTGTACCGCTGTGTGGGGCGTCTGGCCTGCGCTGCCCAGCTCAAGCAGGCGATCATCCACTATGTTTCGCGCCGAGCGATGGACATCGACGGCCTGGGCGAGAAGAGCGTCGAGCAACTGGTGGACGAGAACCTGATCCGCTCGCCGGCCGACCTCTATGACCTCAAGTTCGAACAGATCGTCGAGCTGGAAGGCTTCGCCGAAGTGTCCAGCAACAAGCTGCTGGACGCGATCCAGGCCAGCAAGCAGCCGAGCCTTGCCCGCTTTATCTTCGCCCTGGGGATCCCGGACGTCGGCGAGGAGACTGCCAAGGTTCTGGCCCGCTCCCTGGGCAGCCTGGCGCGGGTGCAGCAAGCCCTGCCGCAGGTGCTGACCTACCTGCCGGACATCGGCCTGGAAGTCGCCTACGAGATCCATAACTTCTTCGAGGACGAGCACAACCGCGACGTCATCAAGCAATTGCTCGACAGCGGTATGCAATTGCAGGACGAGGGCGACCTGGCGGCCGAGTTCGCCGCCAGCACCACCTTGGCCGGCATGATCGCCAAGCTCGATATCCCCTCGGTCGGCCCGACAGGTGCGGAAAAGCTGGTGGCCAAGCTGGGCTCCCTGGACAAGATCATCGAAGCCGATGGCATCGACCTGCGCCAGGCCCTGAACACCAAGCAGGCTGAAGCGGTGCGGGAGTTCTTCAAGGTCGAGGCCAACCAGCGACTGGCTCGCGCCATCGAAGCGCAGCTACAGGACTTTGGCATGCACTGGGCCAGCGAGAAGAAGATCGCGCAAGGCCTGCCGCTGGTGGGGCAGACCTGGGTGTTGACCGGCACCCTGGAGCGCATGAGCCGCGACATCGCCAAGGACAAACTGGAAAGCCTGGGCGCCAAGGTGGCCGGCTCGGTCTCTGGCAAGACCCACTGCGTAGTCGCCGGGCCCGGTGCGGGCTCCAAGCTCGCCAAGGCCAGCGAGCTGGGCGTCAAGGTGCTGGATGAGGATGCATTCGTCAGCTTCCTCGAGGGCCATGGCATTGCCGTCTGA
- a CDS encoding substrate-binding periplasmic protein codes for MQRALLILMLWAGNALAEQPVLRFSVAESWSMPLIRIEQDQPVEGILFDLMQTLAQETGIRAEYHVMARLRVQQAMDAGEVDVRCHVTPTWLDDRFDKFLWSVPLLHQRDLLVGSPGQYPPARLEQLPAQAVGTVLGYHYPALDTLFADGRLRREDSRNQVLALQKLQAGRYRHAVSNEFSLLWFNRTLPPEQRLKALAVLEEQDLSCIVRNDPAVPTQAVLSALAHMKQSGQIERILQRYNTPSTQPVSSQTVTSSQISDR; via the coding sequence CCGTGGCCGAAAGCTGGAGCATGCCCCTGATTCGCATTGAACAGGACCAACCCGTCGAAGGCATCCTGTTTGACCTGATGCAGACACTGGCCCAAGAAACGGGCATACGAGCGGAGTATCACGTGATGGCGCGTCTGCGCGTGCAACAGGCCATGGACGCGGGCGAAGTCGATGTGCGCTGCCATGTGACCCCCACGTGGCTCGACGACCGCTTCGACAAGTTCCTGTGGAGCGTACCCCTCCTGCATCAGCGCGACCTGCTGGTCGGCAGCCCCGGCCAGTACCCCCCTGCCCGCCTTGAACAATTGCCCGCACAAGCCGTGGGCACGGTGCTGGGCTACCACTACCCCGCCTTGGACACACTATTTGCCGACGGTCGGCTGCGACGCGAGGACAGCCGCAACCAGGTACTCGCCTTGCAAAAACTCCAGGCCGGCCGCTACCGCCACGCCGTGAGCAACGAATTCTCACTGCTATGGTTCAACCGCACACTCCCCCCTGAGCAACGATTAAAGGCCCTCGCCGTGCTGGAAGAGCAGGACCTGAGCTGTATCGTGCGCAACGACCCGGCAGTTCCCACCCAGGCAGTACTCAGTGCACTGGCGCATATGAAGCAATCGGGTCAGATCGAGCGCATCCTGCAGCGCTACAACACTCCATCAACACAACCGGTCAGTTCGCAGACAGTCACGTCGTCCCAGATTTCCGATCGCTGA
- the smc gene encoding chromosome segregation protein SMC, which translates to MRLKCIRLAGFKSFVDPTTVNFPSNMAAVVGPNGCGKSNIIDAVRWVMGESSAKNLRGESMTDVIFNGSSGRKPVSQASIELVFDNSETTLLGEYAAYAEISIRRKVTRDGQNTYYLNGAKCRRRDITDIFLGTGLGPRSYSIIEQGMISKLIEAKPEELRNFIEEAAGISKYKERRRETENRIRRTQENLARLTDLREELERQLERLHRQAQAAEKYREYKAQERQLKARLSALRWRELDERVRQREVVIGDQEVAFEALVAEQRNADASIERLRDGHHELSERFNQVQGRFYSVAGDIARVEQSIQHGQQRLRQLQDDLKEAERTRLETESHLGHDRTLLATLGEELAMLEPEQELTLARAEEATATLEEAELGMHAWQEQWDSFNTQSAEPRRQAEVQQARLQQLEIGLERLAERQRKLEEEREQLAAEPEDAALFELTEQVAGSELALETLQLSEQQVVEQLEAVRELLQQATETHQQSQGELQRLGGRLASLEALQQAALEPGAGAGDWLRGQGLEHTPRLAEGLRVEPGWELAVETVLGADLQAVLVEDFAALDFAALEQGELRLLLASPEQARMPGSLLDKVEGRTDLAPWLGQVRPVESLEQALALRAGLMDGQSLVSRDGYWVGRHFLRISRGGESQGGVLARGQEIERLGQEQLELQARLEQLDQHLQGLRGQQRDLEAQREQLRRCSQDENRQLGELKARLSAGRARAEQVQLRCRRLQEELAELQEQRAIEHEQLGEARLLLQEALERMAQDTEQREQLMARRDTLREGLDRIRQEARQHKDHAHQLAVRLGSLRAQHDSTRQALERLELQAARLSERQEQLSLNLEEGEAPLEELRLKLEELLERRMSVDEEMRQARLHMDEADRELRDAERRRTQAEQQAQLLRGQLEQSRLESQGLDVRRKTLQEQLLADGYDLQGVLATLEPEVSEQGTEQELEQLDGRIQRLGAINLAAIEEYQQQSERKRYLDAQDADLVEALETLESVIRKIDKETRNRFKDTFDQINAGLQALFPKVFGGGSAYLELTGEDLLDTGVTIMARPPGKKNSTIHLLSGGEKALTALALVFAIFKLNPAPFCMLDEVDAPLDDANVGRYARLVKEMSESVQFIYITHNKIAMEMADQLMGVTMHEPGCSRLVAVDVEEALAMVDA; encoded by the coding sequence ATGCGCCTGAAGTGCATTCGACTGGCCGGATTCAAGTCGTTCGTCGACCCGACCACCGTCAATTTCCCCAGCAACATGGCCGCCGTGGTCGGCCCGAACGGTTGTGGGAAGTCCAACATCATCGATGCGGTGCGCTGGGTGATGGGCGAAAGCTCGGCCAAGAACCTGCGCGGCGAGTCGATGACCGACGTGATCTTCAATGGCTCGTCCGGCCGCAAGCCGGTGAGTCAGGCCAGCATCGAGCTGGTGTTCGACAACAGCGAGACCACGTTGCTCGGCGAGTACGCCGCCTACGCCGAGATCTCCATCCGCCGCAAGGTCACCCGCGACGGGCAGAACACCTATTACCTGAACGGCGCCAAATGCCGGCGACGTGACATCACCGATATCTTCCTCGGCACGGGCCTTGGGCCACGCAGCTACTCGATCATCGAGCAAGGAATGATCTCCAAGCTCATCGAGGCCAAGCCCGAGGAACTGCGTAATTTCATCGAGGAAGCCGCGGGCATCTCCAAGTACAAGGAGCGCCGTCGCGAAACCGAGAACCGCATTCGCCGTACCCAGGAGAACCTGGCGCGCCTGACCGACCTTCGCGAGGAGCTCGAACGCCAGCTTGAACGTCTGCACCGCCAGGCCCAGGCCGCCGAGAAATACCGGGAATACAAAGCCCAGGAGCGTCAGCTCAAGGCGCGCCTGTCGGCCCTGCGCTGGCGCGAGCTGGACGAGCGCGTGCGCCAGCGCGAAGTGGTCATCGGCGATCAGGAGGTGGCTTTCGAGGCCCTGGTGGCCGAGCAGCGCAATGCCGATGCCAGTATCGAGCGCCTGCGTGACGGCCATCATGAGCTGTCCGAGCGCTTCAATCAGGTCCAGGGGCGCTTTTATTCCGTCGCTGGTGACATCGCTCGGGTGGAACAGAGCATCCAGCATGGCCAGCAACGCTTGCGGCAATTGCAGGACGATCTTAAAGAGGCCGAGCGCACCCGCCTGGAAACCGAGTCGCACCTGGGGCATGACCGCACGTTGCTGGCAACCCTGGGCGAAGAGCTGGCGATGCTTGAGCCCGAGCAGGAACTGACCCTGGCGCGTGCCGAAGAAGCGACGGCCACCCTCGAGGAAGCTGAGCTGGGCATGCACGCCTGGCAGGAGCAATGGGACAGTTTCAATACCCAATCGGCCGAGCCGCGACGCCAGGCCGAGGTGCAGCAGGCCCGTTTGCAGCAGTTGGAGATCGGCCTGGAGCGCTTGGCCGAGCGTCAGCGCAAGCTGGAGGAGGAGCGCGAGCAGCTCGCGGCCGAGCCCGAAGACGCTGCGCTGTTCGAGCTGACCGAGCAAGTGGCCGGGAGTGAGCTGGCGCTCGAAACGCTTCAGTTGAGCGAGCAGCAGGTGGTCGAACAGCTCGAAGCGGTGCGCGAGTTGTTGCAACAGGCCACCGAAACCCATCAGCAGTCCCAAGGCGAACTGCAACGTTTGGGTGGGCGCCTGGCATCACTGGAGGCATTGCAGCAGGCGGCCTTGGAGCCGGGCGCAGGTGCTGGCGACTGGCTGCGTGGCCAGGGGCTGGAGCACACGCCACGACTGGCCGAAGGGCTGCGCGTCGAGCCAGGCTGGGAGCTGGCGGTCGAGACCGTGCTGGGCGCCGATCTGCAGGCGGTGCTGGTCGAAGACTTCGCAGCACTGGACTTCGCCGCTCTGGAGCAGGGCGAGCTGCGTCTGCTGCTGGCGAGCCCGGAGCAGGCCCGAATGCCGGGCAGCCTGCTGGATAAAGTCGAGGGGCGCACGGACCTGGCGCCCTGGCTAGGCCAAGTACGACCGGTGGAGAGCCTGGAGCAGGCCCTGGCTTTGCGCGCAGGTCTGATGGACGGCCAGAGCCTGGTCAGTCGAGACGGGTATTGGGTCGGGCGGCACTTTTTGCGAATCAGTCGTGGAGGGGAGTCCCAGGGCGGTGTACTGGCCCGTGGCCAGGAGATCGAACGCCTGGGCCAAGAGCAGCTCGAACTTCAAGCGCGTTTAGAACAACTGGATCAACACCTTCAGGGCCTGCGCGGACAACAGCGTGACCTGGAGGCGCAGCGCGAACAGCTGCGTCGGTGCAGCCAGGATGAAAACCGCCAGTTGGGCGAGCTCAAGGCGCGCCTTTCGGCCGGTCGAGCCCGCGCCGAGCAAGTCCAGCTGCGCTGCCGACGCTTGCAGGAAGAATTGGCCGAGCTCCAAGAGCAGCGGGCCATCGAGCACGAGCAACTGGGCGAGGCCCGCCTGCTGTTGCAGGAAGCCCTGGAGCGGATGGCCCAGGACACCGAGCAGCGCGAGCAACTGATGGCGCGTCGCGACACCCTGCGCGAGGGGCTCGATCGTATCCGCCAGGAGGCCCGTCAGCACAAGGATCATGCCCATCAGTTGGCGGTGCGCCTGGGCTCCCTGCGGGCTCAGCACGACTCCACTCGTCAGGCCCTGGAGCGCCTGGAGCTACAGGCGGCGCGCTTGAGCGAGCGTCAGGAGCAACTGAGCCTGAATCTGGAGGAGGGTGAGGCGCCGCTGGAAGAACTTCGCCTGAAGCTCGAAGAGCTGTTGGAGCGGCGTATGAGCGTGGACGAGGAAATGCGCCAGGCTCGTCTGCACATGGACGAAGCCGATCGTGAGCTGCGCGATGCCGAGCGTCGTCGAACCCAAGCCGAGCAACAGGCTCAGTTGTTGCGCGGACAGCTCGAACAGTCCCGCCTGGAATCCCAGGGGCTGGATGTGCGTCGCAAGACGCTGCAGGAACAGTTGCTGGCCGACGGCTATGACCTGCAGGGCGTGCTCGCCACCCTCGAGCCCGAGGTCAGCGAACAGGGCACCGAACAGGAGCTCGAGCAACTGGACGGGCGGATCCAGCGCCTGGGTGCGATCAACCTGGCAGCCATCGAGGAGTACCAGCAGCAATCCGAGCGTAAGCGTTACCTTGATGCGCAGGACGCCGACCTGGTGGAAGCACTGGAGACGCTGGAAAGCGTCATTCGCAAGATCGACAAGGAAACCCGCAACCGCTTCAAAGATACCTTTGATCAGATAAATGCCGGTTTGCAGGCACTTTTTCCAAAAGTTTTCGGTGGCGGCAGTGCTTACCTGGAACTGACGGGCGAAGATCTACTCGATACTGGGGTGACGATCATGGCGCGCCCGCCGGGCAAGAAGAACAGCACCATCCATCTGTTGTCCGGTGGCGAGAAGGCGTTGACCGCCCTCGCACTGGTGTTCGCCATCTTCAAGCTGAACCCGGCACCGTTCTGCATGCTCGACGAGGTCGATGCGCCGCTGGACGATGCCAACGTCGGACGTTACGCCAGGTTGGTGAAGGAAATGAGCGAAAGCGTGCAATTCATCTACATCACCCATAACAAGATTGCCATGGAAATGGCTGATCAATTGATGGGGGTGACCATGCACGAGCCAGGCTGCTCACGCCTTGTTGCAGTTGATGTGGAGGAGGCACTGGCCATGGTCGATGCCTGA
- the xdhA gene encoding xanthine dehydrogenase small subunit, translating into MIQFLVNQELRSEHALDPNMTVLQYLREHLGKPGTKEGCASGDCGACTVVVGELAQDDQGRDTVRYRSLNSCLTFVSSLHGKQLISVEGLKHQGELHSVQQAMADCHGSQCGFCTPGFVMSLFALQKNSDGHDLHQAQEALAGNLCRCTGYRPILAAAEQSCARPCRDQFDEQQAQTIARLKAIAPTETGELNSGDKRCLVPLTVADLADLYSSHPEARLLAGGTDLALEVTQFHKALPVMIYVGHVAELKCIEKTATHLQIGAATPLTDCYGALNEEYPDFGALLHRFASLQIRNQGTLGGNIGNASPIGDSPPLLIALDAQVVLRQGQTQRTLALEDYFIDYRITARQDSEFIEKIIVPRASADWTFRAYKVSKRLDDDISAVCAAFNLRIEDGVVREARIAFGGMAAIPKRARACEAALVGKTWTQASIEQACQALDEDFTPLSDFRASKEYRLLTAQNLLRKYFIELQSPYIETRVTAYV; encoded by the coding sequence GTGATCCAGTTTCTCGTCAACCAGGAGCTGCGTAGTGAGCACGCCCTGGACCCGAACATGACGGTGCTGCAATACCTGCGTGAGCACCTGGGCAAACCCGGCACCAAGGAAGGCTGCGCCAGTGGCGACTGCGGCGCCTGCACCGTGGTGGTCGGCGAGCTGGCCCAGGACGACCAGGGCCGTGATACCGTGCGCTACCGCAGCCTCAACTCCTGCCTGACGTTCGTCTCGTCGCTGCACGGCAAACAGTTGATCAGTGTCGAAGGCCTCAAGCACCAAGGCGAACTGCACAGCGTGCAGCAAGCCATGGCTGATTGCCATGGTTCTCAGTGCGGTTTCTGCACCCCAGGCTTCGTCATGTCCCTGTTCGCCCTGCAAAAGAACAGCGACGGCCACGATCTGCACCAAGCCCAGGAGGCCCTGGCAGGCAACCTGTGCCGCTGCACCGGCTACCGTCCGATCCTCGCCGCCGCCGAGCAGAGCTGCGCCCGCCCTTGTCGCGACCAGTTCGACGAGCAGCAAGCCCAGACCATCGCCCGCCTCAAGGCGATCGCGCCAACCGAAACCGGTGAACTCAACAGCGGCGACAAGCGTTGTCTGGTGCCGCTGACCGTGGCCGACCTTGCCGACCTGTACAGCTCGCACCCCGAGGCCCGCCTGCTGGCTGGCGGTACCGATCTGGCCTTGGAAGTCACCCAGTTCCACAAGGCCCTGCCGGTGATGATCTACGTCGGTCACGTGGCCGAACTCAAGTGCATCGAAAAAACCGCGACCCATCTGCAAATCGGCGCAGCCACCCCGCTGACCGACTGCTACGGCGCCCTGAACGAGGAGTACCCGGACTTCGGCGCCCTGCTGCACCGCTTCGCCTCACTGCAGATCCGCAACCAGGGCACCCTGGGTGGCAACATCGGCAACGCTTCGCCGATCGGCGACTCGCCACCCCTGCTGATCGCCCTCGACGCCCAGGTGGTCCTGCGCCAGGGCCAAACCCAGCGCACCCTGGCGCTGGAAGACTACTTCATCGATTACCGCATCACCGCACGCCAGGACAGCGAGTTCATCGAGAAGATCATCGTCCCGCGTGCCAGCGCCGACTGGACGTTCCGCGCCTACAAGGTTTCCAAGCGCCTGGACGACGACATCTCGGCAGTGTGCGCTGCGTTCAACCTGCGTATCGAGGACGGGGTGGTTCGCGAGGCCCGCATCGCCTTCGGCGGCATGGCAGCCATCCCCAAACGTGCCCGCGCCTGCGAAGCCGCCCTGGTGGGCAAGACCTGGACCCAGGCCAGCATCGAGCAGGCCTGCCAAGCCTTGGACGAAGATTTCACCCCACTCTCGGACTTCCGCGCCAGCAAGGAATACCGCCTGCTGACTGCGCAGAACCTGCTGCGCAAGTACTTCATCGAACTGCAATCGCCGTACATCGAAACCCGGGTGACCGCTTATGTCTAA
- the zipA gene encoding cell division protein ZipA, with the protein MEIGLREWLIVIGVIVIAGILFDGWRRMRGGKGKLKFRLDRSYSNLPDEEGNAEVLGPARVLETQKEPELDESDLPSVSAPAREREPKPAKASKRGKRASEPQQGDLNLAAEPREPDLFADSDDELPAEHSRHNGAAANNTVKELPPAEEVLVISVISRDEGGFKGPALLQNILESGLRFGEMDIFHRHESMAGHGEVLFSMANAVKPGVFDLDDIDHFSTRAVSFFLGLPGPRHPKQAFDVMVAAARKLAHELNGELKDDQRSVLTAQTIEHYRQRIVEFERRALTQKR; encoded by the coding sequence ATGGAAATCGGTCTGCGCGAATGGCTGATCGTCATCGGCGTCATTGTCATCGCCGGTATTCTTTTCGACGGCTGGCGCCGCATGCGCGGCGGCAAGGGCAAGTTGAAATTCCGTCTGGATCGCAGCTACTCCAATCTGCCGGACGAAGAAGGCAACGCCGAGGTGTTGGGCCCTGCACGCGTACTGGAAACCCAGAAAGAGCCCGAGCTGGACGAAAGCGATCTGCCTTCGGTCAGCGCGCCGGCGCGCGAACGTGAACCCAAGCCGGCCAAAGCCAGCAAACGCGGCAAGCGTGCCAGCGAGCCACAGCAGGGTGACCTGAACCTGGCCGCCGAACCGCGTGAGCCGGACCTGTTCGCCGACTCCGACGATGAGCTTCCTGCCGAGCACAGCCGCCACAACGGCGCGGCGGCGAACAACACGGTCAAGGAGTTGCCGCCGGCCGAGGAAGTGCTGGTGATCAGCGTGATCTCCCGTGATGAGGGTGGTTTCAAGGGGCCGGCCCTGCTACAGAACATCCTTGAAAGTGGCCTGCGTTTCGGCGAGATGGACATCTTCCATCGCCACGAAAGCATGGCCGGTCACGGCGAAGTGCTGTTCTCCATGGCCAACGCCGTCAAGCCAGGCGTCTTCGATCTGGACGACATCGACCATTTCAGCACGCGTGCGGTGAGCTTCTTCCTGGGCCTGCCTGGTCCGCGTCACCCCAAGCAGGCCTTCGACGTGATGGTCGCCGCCGCCCGCAAGCTGGCCCATGAACTCAACGGTGAGCTCAAGGACGACCAGCGCAGCGTACTGACCGCTCAGACTATCGAGCATTACCGCCAGCGCATCGTCGAATTCGAGCGCCGCGCGCTGACCCAGAAGCGTTAA
- a CDS encoding GntR family transcriptional regulator: protein MTFKAPDSLSEQIAHYLAERIIRGELKPGERIQELKVTQALNVSRGSVREALLILERRHLVAILARRGAHVTELDERGVRSLCTLMGEFYILLGNAVASRWRNERDLEPFLGIQQRLQQAHANQDIETFVAESFAVMRAAYPFADNPYLQETVENLQPAMSRAYYLALDQRQANMVDYLELFARLLEAVVARDQARIREVLVAYSQRSCELVLAALAQV from the coding sequence ATGACGTTCAAGGCGCCGGACAGCCTCTCTGAGCAGATCGCCCACTACCTGGCCGAACGGATCATTCGCGGCGAACTCAAGCCGGGCGAACGGATCCAGGAATTGAAGGTCACCCAGGCACTCAACGTCAGTCGCGGCTCAGTGCGCGAGGCGCTGTTGATCCTCGAGCGCCGGCATCTGGTGGCGATCCTGGCGCGCCGCGGCGCCCACGTCACCGAGCTTGACGAACGTGGCGTGCGCAGCCTGTGCACACTCATGGGCGAGTTCTACATCCTGCTGGGCAACGCGGTGGCCAGCCGTTGGCGCAACGAGCGCGACCTGGAGCCGTTCCTTGGGATCCAGCAGCGCCTGCAGCAGGCCCATGCCAACCAGGACATCGAGACGTTCGTCGCCGAAAGTTTCGCGGTGATGCGCGCCGCCTATCCGTTTGCCGACAATCCCTATCTGCAGGAAACCGTCGAGAACCTGCAGCCGGCCATGAGTCGTGCCTACTACCTGGCTCTGGATCAGCGTCAGGCCAACATGGTCGACTACCTTGAATTGTTCGCACGCCTGCTCGAAGCCGTGGTCGCCCGCGACCAGGCACGCATCCGCGAGGTTCTGGTCGCCTACAGCCAGCGCAGTTGCGAGCTGGTGCTGGCGGCCCTGGCGCAGGTCTGA